A genomic segment from Stappia indica encodes:
- a CDS encoding ArsR/SmtB family transcription factor, whose translation MPHAQDAAQETAQDTAQGILFRSLADPTRRALFERLCRDGEQTVGALTAQAGVSQPAVSKHLSVLKQAGLVRDRQAGRQTHYSADATALAPLADWTRRMTSFWEARFDALEDLLGRMDQ comes from the coding sequence ATGCCGCACGCTCAAGACGCCGCTCAAGAAACCGCACAAGACACTGCGCAGGGCATCCTGTTCCGTTCGCTCGCCGATCCGACGCGGCGGGCGCTCTTCGAGCGCCTGTGCCGCGACGGCGAGCAGACGGTGGGTGCGCTGACGGCGCAGGCCGGAGTGTCGCAGCCGGCGGTCTCCAAGCATCTTTCGGTGCTGAAGCAGGCCGGACTGGTGCGCGACCGCCAGGCGGGCCGACAGACCCACTACAGCGCCGATGCGACGGCCCTTGCTCCGCTGGCCGACTGGACGCGGCGGATGACCAGCTTCTGGGAAGCCCGGTTCGATGCCCTGGAAGACCTGCTTGGAAGGATGGATCAGTGA